One Bacteroidota bacterium DNA segment encodes these proteins:
- a CDS encoding PAS domain S-box protein, with protein sequence MKNTEPIKAEGLGETPANSLLVTLLDSFLGIVFLIDAKTGETIYSSMHPAEWLGYAQKKNIDKQSFVEADFLHPDDLEEYRARAEIIRNLPAGQRYEVNERYKHAAGGYRWFSTAYIVYETNADGSPKTLMRLSYDISEREYQRREMEKLALIAQKTTNAIIITNSNLKITWINDGYTHLTGYTLAEVKGKRASDLLAEHESNTEAVKRINECVATGTSFVEELGGYTKTGEEYWMRINADPIPSPDGKVDSFIAIGQNITELKKNSEELIKSNNRLKHYAFFTSHQLRSPVADILSILDVVDYEHPENPDNRRLLNDLKTVSVKLDGVIHDLNKIVAADRVRYADENRKNHPLESIMLVDDDRVFNNITTMILRKLNPQLTILSYTHAANALETLKAAKTPDAVFLDINMPDMNGWEFLNRLEELGINVPVYMLTSSIDPEDIQKAKAYGHVKGYFTKPLTKSVLTKYFAF encoded by the coding sequence AGGGGAAACAATATATAGCAGCATGCACCCTGCGGAATGGCTGGGGTATGCACAAAAGAAAAATATTGATAAGCAATCGTTTGTAGAGGCTGATTTTTTACATCCCGATGATTTGGAGGAATACAGGGCACGGGCCGAGATAATCAGGAATTTGCCGGCCGGCCAGAGATATGAAGTAAACGAGCGGTATAAACACGCAGCCGGCGGTTACCGATGGTTTTCTACTGCATATATAGTGTATGAGACCAATGCCGATGGAAGCCCTAAAACACTTATGCGCCTATCGTATGATATTAGTGAGCGGGAATACCAGCGCAGGGAAATGGAGAAACTGGCGCTGATAGCTCAAAAAACAACCAACGCGATAATTATTACCAACAGCAACCTTAAGATTACTTGGATTAACGACGGCTATACGCACCTTACCGGTTATACATTGGCTGAGGTAAAGGGAAAACGGGCCAGCGATTTATTGGCTGAACATGAAAGCAATACCGAGGCTGTGAAACGCATTAATGAGTGTGTAGCAACAGGGACTAGTTTTGTTGAAGAGTTGGGCGGATATACAAAAACAGGTGAGGAGTATTGGATGCGTATTAATGCCGACCCAATACCGAGTCCTGATGGCAAGGTGGACAGTTTTATTGCTATTGGCCAAAACATTACTGAGCTGAAAAAGAATAGCGAGGAATTAATAAAATCGAACAATCGGCTTAAACATTACGCGTTTTTTACTTCGCATCAACTACGGTCGCCGGTTGCCGATATCCTTTCGATATTAGATGTGGTTGATTACGAACATCCTGAAAACCCTGATAACAGACGTTTGCTGAACGATTTAAAAACGGTTTCGGTAAAGTTAGACGGGGTAATACACGACTTAAACAAGATTGTAGCTGCGGATAGGGTAAGGTATGCTGATGAAAACCGCAAAAACCATCCGTTGGAGAGTATAATGCTGGTGGATGACGACCGGGTGTTTAATAACATTACCACCATGATTTTGCGGAAACTGAACCCACAGCTTACCATTTTAAGCTATACACACGCGGCAAATGCTCTTGAAACACTAAAAGCTGCCAAAACCCCCGATGCGGTTTTTTTGGATATTAATATGCCCGATATGAACGGTTGGGAATTTTTAAACCGCTTGGAAGAATTGGGAATTAATGTGCCGGTGTATATGCTTACCTCATCTATTGACCCTGAAGACATACAAAAGGCAAAAGCCTACGGGCACGTAAAGGGTTATTTTACAAAACCCCTTACCAAAAGCGTGCTCACCAAGTACTTTGCCTTCTAA